A single region of the Etheostoma cragini isolate CJK2018 chromosome 3, CSU_Ecrag_1.0, whole genome shotgun sequence genome encodes:
- the ckmb gene encoding creatine kinase, muscle b: MAKNCHNDLKMKYSVDEEFPDLSLHNNHMAKVLTKEIYGKLRGKSTPSGFTLDDVIQTGVDNPGHPFIMTVGCVAGDEESYEVFKDLLDPIISDRHGGYKPTDKHQTDLNYENLKGGDDLDPNYVLSSRVRTGRSIKGFTLPPHNSRGERRGIEKLSIEALSSLDGEFKGKYYPLSGMTDAEQEQLINDHFLFDKPVSPLLTCAGMARDWPDGRGIWHNDNKTFLVWVNEEDHLRVISMQLGGNMKEVFRRFCVGLQKIEEIFKKHNHGFMWNEHLGYILTCPSNLGTGLRGGVHVKLPKLSTHPKFEEILTRLRLQKRGTGGVDTASVGGVFDISNADRLGSSEVAQVQLVVDGVKLMVEMEKKLEKGESIDGMIPAQK; this comes from the exons ATGGCAAAGAACTGTCATAATGACCTCAAAATGAAGTACTCCGTGGACGAGGAGTTCCCCGATCTGTCCCTGCACAACAACCACATGGCCAAG GTGTTGACCAAGGAGATCTATGGCAAGCTGAGGGGAAAGTCCACCCCTAGCGGCTTCACCCTGGATGACGTCATCCAGACTGGTGTTGACAACCCCG GTCACCCCTTCATCATGACTGTGGGTTGCGTTGCTGGTGATGAGGAGTCCTATGAGGTCTTCAAGGATCTTCTGGACCCAATCATCTCCGACCGTCATGGTGGATACAAGCCTACAGACAAGCACCAGACCGACCTGAACTACGAGAACCTGAAG GGTGGTGACGACCTGGACCCCAACTATGTTCTGTCCAGCCGTGTCCGTACCGGCCGCAGCATCAAGGGATTCACCCTGCCCCCCCACAACAGCCGTGGAGAGCGCAGAGGCATTGAGAAGCTGTCCATTGAGG CCCTGTCCAGCCTGGACGGTGAGTTCAAGGGAAAGTACTACCCCCTGAGTGGCATGACCGATGCCGAGCAGGAGCAGCTGATCAAtgatcacttcctgtttgacaaGCCTGTGTCCCCCCTGCTGACATGTGCTGGTATGGCTCGTGACTGGCCCGACGGCAGAGGCATCTG GCACAACGACAACAAGACCTTCCTGGTCTGGGTGAATGAGGAGGATCACCTGCGTGTCATCTCCATGCAGCTGGGAGGCAACATGAAGGAGGTCTTCAGACGCTTCTGCGTTGGCCTGCAGaag ATTGAGGAGATCTTCAAGAAGCACAACCACGGCTTCATGTGGAACGAGCATCTGGGCTACATCCTGACCTGCCCCTCCAACCTGGGAACCGGCCTGCGCGGTGGTGTGCACGTCAAGCTGCCCAAGCTCAGCACACACCCCAAGTTCGAGGAGATCCTGACCAGGCTGCGTCTACAGAAGCGTGGCACAG GTGGCGTGGACACAGCCTCTGTAGGTGGTGTGTTCGACATCTCCAACGCTGACCGTCTGGGCTCCTCCGAGGTGGCACAGGTCCAGTTGGTGGTTGATGGTGTCAAGCTGATGGTTGAGATGGAGAAGAAGCTTGAGAAGGGAGAGTCCATCGATGGCATGATCCCCGCCCAGAAGTAA